From the Primulina tabacum isolate GXHZ01 chromosome 3, ASM2559414v2, whole genome shotgun sequence genome, one window contains:
- the LOC142539881 gene encoding scopoletin glucosyltransferase-like — translation MSKLHLFFLPFMAHGHMIPMLDMAKLFTSRGVRTTMVSTLAFSDPIKKAQESGIEIGLIIIRLPNQESGLPEYVQRLDQVTAVDLVQKFVKAISLLQEPVEKLIQELNPTCLVSDTFFPWTTDSAAKFGIPRLVFHGTGYLARCASEQMRLHKPFKNVSSDSEQFTIPYLPHQLKFTRTQISPFDLRETEGEFAELIFQSREADRRSYGVVVNSFYELESSYADHYRNILGIKAWNIGPLLLCNNGYEEKARRGRKSAIDEHECLAWLDSKEPDSVIYACFGSMASCTLAQLREIAFGLESSGKDFIWVVRDRRNNENSYNFLPHGFEERNRKKGLIIRGWAPQILILDHPSIGAFVTHCGWNSVLEGVCAGVPMVTWPMFAEQFFNEKLVTEVLRVGVSVGNKQWRTVAIEGVPREAVSDAVRRAMMGGEVAEMRNRAKCYKEMARKAIEEDGSSFTDLSSLIEELSVARRSQQM, via the coding sequence ATGAGTAAGCTACACTTATTTTTTCTCCCATTCATGGCTCATGGCCACATGATTCCAATGCTTGACATGGCCAAATTATTCACTTCCCGCGGTGTGAGGACAACCATGGTTTCGACTCTTGCATTCTCAGATCCCATAAAAAAGGCCCAAGAATCAGGAATCGAGATCGGTTTAATAATCATCAGGCTCCCAAATCAAGAATCAGGCCTTCCTGAATATGTTCAAAGACTTGATCAAGTCACTGCAGTAGATTTAGTCCAAAAATTTGTTAAGGCGATATCATTACTGCAAGAACCAGTTGAGAAACTGATCCAAGAACTCAACCCCACTTGTCTTGTTTCTGATACGTTCTTTCCATGGACTACAGATTCTGCAGCAAAATTCGGTATCCCGCGATTGGTTTTCCATGGTACGGGCTACCTAGCGCGTTGCGCCTCCGAACAAATGAGGCTACACAAGCCTTTCAAGAATGTGTCGTCTGATTCAGAACAGTTTACTATTCCGTATCTTCCTCATCAGCTGAAGTTTACGAGAACACAGATTTCTCCATTTGATCTAAGGGAAACTGAAGGTGAATTTGCAGAGTTGATTTTTCAGTCCAGAGAGGCAGATAGGAGAAGCTATGGAGTTGTGGTTAACAGCTTTTATGAGCTCGAATCCAGTTACGCTGATCATTACCGGAACATTTTGGGGATCAAGGCATGGAACATAGGCCCTCTTTTGTTGTGCAACAATGGATACGAGGAAAAGGCGCGGAGAGGAAGGAAATCGGCGATTGATGAACACGAATGCCTAGCATGGCTGGACTCCAAGGAACCTGATTCTGTCATTTACGCGTGTTTCGGAAGCATGGCTAGCTGTACTCTAGCTCAGTTACGTGAGATTGCTTTTGGGCTGGAGTCCTCAGGCAAAGATTTTATTTGGGTTGTGAGAGATAGGAGAAACAATGAAAACAGCTACAATTTCTTGCCGCACGGATTCGAGGAGAGGAACAGAAAAAAGGGCCTGATCATAAGAGGGTGGGCACCCCAAATACTGattctcgatcatccttcaatAGGGGCGTTTGTGACGCATTGCGGGTGGAATTCGGTCCTAGAAGGAGTGTGTGCGGGTGTGCCTATGGTGACCTGGCCAATGTTTGCGGAGCAGTTTTTTAATGAGAAACTGGTGACTGAGGTTTTGAGGGTCGGAGTTTCGGTTGGGAACAAGCAGTGGCGGACGGTGGCTATAGAAGGCGTTCCACGGGAGGCTGTATCAGATGCGGTGAGGCGTGCGATGATGGGCGGAGAGGTGGCGGAGATGAGAAACCGAGCCAAATGTTATAAGGAAATGGCAAGAAAAGCTATCGAAGAAGATGGATCATCTTTCACTGATTTAAGTTCTTTAATTGAAGAATTGAGTGTTGCTCGGAGGAGTCAACAGATGTAA
- the LOC142539880 gene encoding scopoletin glucosyltransferase-like: MGQLVVVFLPFMAHGHMIPTLDMAKLFYSRGVKTIIISTAEFADPIKKARESGLDIGLSILKFPPEGSDLPDDCVSFHHAMAYEDLFPKFVKALSMLQEPVEKLLEEFRPNCLVADMFLPWTTDSAAKFGIPRLVFHGVSTFALCATEQMKRHKPYENVSSDSEPFLLPDLPHQIKLVRTQVNPSDLEENASVFSQLRVKMREAEKRSYGVVVNSFYELEPDYADHYKTVLGRRAWLIGPLLLHNKDDVAKARRGKESALDEHEIKAWLDSKKANSVVYVCFGTMASFTSAQLRETAIGLEASGQDFIWVVRRGRNDEGNNDFLPDGYEERIKGKGLIIRGWAPQVLILNHPSIGAFVTHCGWNSTLEGVCAGVPLVTWPVFAEQFFNEKLVTEVLRIGVSVGNMQWRRSGSEGVPSKAVAKAVQSVINGEEAPEMRSRAKKLKEMASKAVEEGGSSMAELSSLMQELSVYRCPSNQV; encoded by the coding sequence ATGGGACAGTTGGTTGTAGTTTTTCTTCCATTTATGGCTCATGGCCATATGATTCCAACGCTAGACATGGCCAAGCTTTTTTACTCTCGTGGCGTGAAAACAATCATAATCTCGACGGCTGAATTTGCTGATCCCATCAAGAAAGCTCGAGAATCAGGACTCGATATCGGTCTAAGCATCCTCAAGTTCCCGCCCGAGGGTTCAGATCTGCCGGATGACTGTGTGAGCTTCCATCACGCAATGGCTTACGAGGACTTGTTCCCAAAATTTGTTAAGGCGCTGTCTATGCTCCAAGAACCTGTGGAAAAACTACTTGAAGAGTTCCGACCGAATTGTCTGGTTGCTGACATGTTCTTGCCTTGGACTACTGATTCTGCAGCCAAATTTGGTATCCCGAGATTGGTTTTTCATGGCGTAAGCACTTTCGCGTTGTGCGCCACCGAGCAAATGAAGCGCCACAAGCCTTATGAGAATGTTTCATCAGATTCTGAGCCCTTTTTGTTGCCTGACCTTCCGCATCAGATAAAGTTGGTAAGAACACAAGTCAATCCTTCCGACCTCGAGGAAAACGCGAGTGTATTTTCCCAATTGCGGGTGAAGATGAGGGAAGCAGAGAAGAGAAGCTACGGAGTTGTCGTCAACAGTTTTTATGAGCTCGAACCGGATTACGCCGATCACTACAAGACTGTTTTGGGGAGAAGGGCCTGGCTTATCGGCCCCCTTTTGCTGCATAACAAGGATGATGTAGCTAAAGCACGGAGAGGGAAGGAATCAGCCTTAGATGAACATGAAATCAAGGCGTGGCTCGACTCAAAGAAGGCCAACTCGGTTGTTTACGTGTGTTTCGGAACCATGGCGAGTTTCACCTCTGCTCAATTACGCGAAACCGCAATTGGGCTCGAGGCATCTGGCCAAGATTTCATCTGGGTTGTGAGGAGAGGGAGAAATGACGAAGGCAACAACGATTTCCTGCCGGATGGATACGAGGAAAGGATAAAAGGTAAGGGCCTGATTATAAGAGGATGGGCACCCCAAGTGCTTATCCTAAACCATCCTTCTATCGGGGCGTTTGTGACGCACTGTGGTTGGAATTCGACTCTCGAAGGAGTGTGTGCAGGTGTGCCTTTGGTGACCTGGCCTGTTTTTGCGGAGCAGTTCTTCAACGAGAAATTGGTGACAGAGGTTTTGAGGATCGGGGTTTCCGTCGGGAACATGCAGTGGCGGCGGTCAGGGAGCGAAGGGGTGCCGAGTAAGGCGGTGGCCAAGGCAGTGCAGAGCGTGATAAATGGCGAAGAAGCGCCAGAAATGAGGAGCCGGGCGAAGAAGTTGAAAGAAATGGCGAGCAAAGCTGTGGAAGAAGGCGGATCATCGATGGCAGAATTGAGTTCTTTGATGCAAGAATTGAGCGTGTATCGCTGTCCATCCAACCAAGTTTGA